CTAAAGTTCCTACCCGGTTTCCATTCTTGTTTTCCTGGAACCGGCGTTCGAAAGTCTTTTTGGCCGAATGCTCCCAACGGCCATTACCTACATGGAAGCCTTTAAGAAAAAACTAAGGATACACAGAGTTAAAACGAAGTTAACCCTGTGTATCAATCGGTTTCGGTTCGAATTTATTTAAAATTATTGCTATTAACGAAGCGTTTTTGGATTAACGCTGCGGTGCTGCTGCGGGCTCAATGGTGCCGCTGAGCGGAAGGACGCCCTTGAATTGCGCACCCTCCATATTTGCCTTCTTAAGGATAGCGTTTGTCAGAATGGCGTCGCGCAAATCGGCCCCGCGAAAATCGGCTTCGGTCAGGTTTGCTGCCGTAAGATCCGCCTCGGCCAGGTTGGCGTCCAGAAGTGCTGCCCGGGTGAGGTTGGTTGGCCACATGCGTCCCGTGGGCTTGCCGTTTGCACCCATGAGTTCGACGGCAACAAGCCGCGCCTTGCAAAGGCTGGCACCGCTTAAATCCGCTTCCATCAGGTTTGCGCCGGCCAGAAGGGCGTCATTTAGATTTGCACTCTGGAGGGTGGCGCGGGAAAGATCGGTAAGTTCGAAAATGCAATTGTGCAGATCGGCCTCGGTCAGATTGGCGCCTTTCAGGCTGGCGCCGCTAAAATCCATACCGGAAAGATCCTGATTGCTTAGGTCGTACCCGTCAAAATTTGCTCGTTCACCGGTTTTGCCGTGGCTTTTAAGCCAGCGCAAATGGCTTTCAAGGACTTCGCCGATGGGTTTTATTTTCTTCTGGGGTTTTGTTGGAAGTTTTGCCTTTCCCACTTTCGCAAGGGCCATGGGCACGTCTACCAGATTTGCCGTCGAAAGATCCGCGTTTGAGAAATCCGCGCCCGTTACATGGGTTTTAACAAGGTTGGCGCCGGAAAGATTGCAATTCGAAAGAACGGTGTCTCCAAGATTAGCGCCGGAAAGGTTGCTGCCGCTTAAGTTGGCCCCATGCAAGTTTGCGTGTTGAAGCTTCACCCCGACGAGGGTTGTGCCGGACAAATCGGCATCGACGGCGGAGCAGCCTTTCATAGAGGCGCGGGTTAAATTGGCTCCCTTTAGAATGGCTTCGTCCAGCACGGAATGGCCAAGATTGCTTCCGACGAGCGTCCAGCTTCCGTCTTTCCCGGCTTCGGCAAGGCGTCCTTCCCGCAGGTCCACGCCTTCCATATTGGTACCGGTAAGGTCCGCTTTATTGAGATTGACGCCATGCATATCGGCGCGCGCAAGATTGGCGTTCTTTAAGATCGATTGCGAAAGGTCGGCCGCATACAGACTCGCTTTTTCAAGATTGGCGTTGCTTAGATTGCAATGTTTGAGGATAGCGCCATCCATGCGCGCCCGGCTCAGATTTGCGCCGGAAAGATCCAGGCCAGAGAGGTCCTGCTTGGAAAGATTGGCCTGTACGCCACCAGGCTTTCCCTGCAGCCATTTTTCATGCTTCTGAAGCAGTTGTATGATGTCGTAAGGCGTCACATTTCACCTTTCGTGGCGCGGTCCGATCCGCACCATGTAAGCGTACAGGAATAGGCTGAATTCCTTAAAATATTATAGGCAGTGGTTTCTTTGCCAGCAAGCAGACGCCCTCCATGCTGCGGCAGTTTTTCAACCGTTGAAAGTTAGGGGTAAGGCATGGTTAAACTGACAAACGTACCGTCTCATTAGGCCGGTTCCGGGTTGGCTATGTCCGCAATCGCGTTCGTTCGGGGAGAAAAATGAAAAAACACGGAAATCTTCTAATGATGCTCGTTCTTGTCGCGGCGCTTGCTGGCTGCGCGCGGGCAAGCCATGTGAATATTCCAAAACCGACGGTGCAGGACGTGCCGGGTGCCAGCGCCTTGGTCGCAAATATCTCGATGGCGGATCGCGTGACTTTCCAGGGGGCGACATTCACATACATGTCCGACAACCTTTCAAATCTGTATCACAAGGTTCCCATCGGAAATTACCTGCTGGCGGATTTGCTGGGCTCTCTACCCAAGGAAATGTCCGTTACCTCAATGAAGCTTCAGAGGTTTTCCGGGAAATGCATCGCCGTTGGTATGTATGATCCGCAGACACAATGCGACGTTGCCGTGATTGTTTCCGTAGAGGTGGGCGGGGTGTCGCACGTTGTTTCGACACGTTTGGGCGAGTCGGCGGGGCCGTGGATCAGTTCTTTTGGTACGAATTATTTGAACGCAACGGTACGTGGCGAGGGTCAACAGATTGTGAGGCAAATTCGGAAGTTGCTGAAACCTCTCGTGAAAAGCTTTGCCGAAAAATTAAAGGCGAAGTCCAGCTAGGCGGATTTCGCTACGCGGCGTTTCTTTGGTTGTGCGCCGCAAAAAAAATTGCTAAGACTTTTTTGACGGTTCCTCATTTTTGAGGAAAAAGGGAACACGGTAAGGCCGATTTGGTCAATGCCGTGGCTGCCCCCGCAACTGTGGGCGGAGGCGCGTCCGTTTATGCCACTGGGAAACTGGGAAGGCAGGACGCGCCAGCAAAATCCGCGAGCCAGGAAACCTGCCGTCAAATTGTCACCAGCCGTTGGACGGGGTTATTTCCGGCGGCGCGGATTTCCGTGAATGGTGACATGGCTTCGTAAGAAGGATGTTGTCGGTGGCGGATATCCAGTGGTCCATTACATATTTTTTCCGACATTTTTCCATTTTACGCGCAAGGAAGCAGCCGGGATCGGTGCGTCTTCCTTGTTTACGCCACGGTTTTGGGGGCAGCAGACCTACCGTTCCGATGCTTGGGTCCAGCCATAATGGCCGGGGTTGGGCGGAGGGCGGGAGAACCCGGGCACCTGGTCGGGCCGGGCTCTCCCGTGAACGGGAAAACCCATCCACACAGACGGAGTCTGCAATGTCTATCTTAGCTAAAATTCCAAGAATATCGAACCCACAAGCCTGGCTGCGGCGAAGCGCCCTGCTGTCCGCTGCCGCTCTTGCCTTGCTAACCGCACCGGTCTTGGCGGCGGATGAGGATGCCGACGCGGAAAAGACCCACGCCGTTCTTCCCGAAGTCGTCGTCACCGCGACGCGGATTGCGACGCCGAGAGAGCAGATTGCTTCTTCAATGACGGTGATTACGGCCGAAGACATCGCCAAGAGGCAGTACCGGTCGGTTGGGGATGCGTTGCGTTCCGTGCCAAGCCTAAGCGTTATCCAGAATGGCGCTGCTGGGAAGCTCACGTCGGTTTTCAGCCGTGGCGCAAACGCAAATCACACGCTTCTTTTGATCGACGGGATCGAAATGAACGATCCCAGCACGCCGGATGGGCGCATGAATTTTGCGGGCGTGTCCCTTAACGATGTGGAACGCATCGAAATTCTGCACGGGCCCCAGGGCACACTTTATGGCTCGGACGCGATCGGTGCCGTTATCAGCATCATCACGAAGAAAGGTTCGGGGGCGATGAAGGCAAGCCTGCAACTGGAAGGCGGGTCTTTTTCCACCTTCAATCAGGTTTTAAACCTGCGTGGGGCAGAAGATATTTTTGATTACAGCGTCACCCTTGACCGTAGCACTACGGACGGAACGTCTGTTGTGCCGGCACGTCGCATTGCGTCGGGCATAAAGAAGGACGACGATGGTTTTGACAACACAACCATTGCTGCCAATTTTGGCATCACGCCTTCCGATATTCTGTCCTTTCGTTTCACCGGTCGTTTTTCGGACCTTCGAAACGATCTCGACCTGAATGTGGCGGATAACGACAGTCATGGCGAAGAAGACCGCCTGTTTCTTGGCGGCAATGCAAAGCTTTCCCTTTTCGAAGGCCGAAGCGAGCACCGTTTTGCCGTCACTTATACGGATTACAACCGGATTATCCGAAATGCCCCGGACGCTCAGAGTTCTTCATCTTCGCGTGACAAGAATCTCGGCGAGAAGCTGAAATTCGAACTGCAGAACGATTTCCGCTTTGTTGAAAATCACGTTGTGACTCTTGGTCTGGAAACCGAGAAGGAAAAGATCAACACAAACAGCACATTTATCAGTTTTGGGACCTTTACTTCCGCAGCGAAGGCCGATGCCAGGACGGATGCGGTCTATATTCAGGATCAATTTTCCTATCGGGATCGTTTTTTCGGCACCCTTGGCCTTCGGATCGACGATCATCAGACCTTTGGTTCAGAGACGACCTATCGCATCGCGCCCGCCTATCTGCATCGTGAGACGGGAACAAAAATCCGCGGCGCCTATGCAAAAGGCTTTAAGGCGCCGTCTCTGTTTCAGCTTTTCGGTGGTTCGGCTTCCGCCTTTGGTAGCTTCACCGGCAATCCAGATCTGAAACCAGAAACCAGCCGGGGCTGGGAAATTGGTCTGGATCAGGGTTTCTTTAAGGACCGCGTTTCTCTCAGCTTCACCTATTACGACAACGAGATTAAAAACCTTATCGTCAGCAACGACACTTTTACGTCGAACCTTAATCTCACGACGGCTGAAACCAGCGGGATCGAAATCGGCATCACCGCGAAGCTCCTCGAAAACCTCGATCTTGGGGCAAACTACGCTTATACGCGCGCCGAGGAGGGCGGAACGACCAAGAAGGAACTTCTGCGCAGGCCGTTGCACAAGGCAAGTTTTGACCTTTCCTACCGTCCGATCACGCCGCTTTCGCTTACCCTCTCGGGTTCTTACATTGGCCGCCGCTACGACGTTGATGCGGTAAGCTTTGGGCGGGTCCGGGATCCCGGCTATTTTCTTGCAAACATCGCCGCCTCCTATGAGGTGGCGGAAGGCTGGCAGGCTTTTGGCCGGATCGAAAATGCCTTTAGCAAGAACTACGAAGATCCGGACGGCTTCGAACAGCCGGGCTTCGCCTTTTTCCTTGGCGTGAAAAAGACGTTGGAGGTTTTCTGATGAGACGGCGGTTGCGGGGACTTTTTTTTACTGCCATGGCGGGTCTTGCCGTGATTTTTGGCAGCCCTGCAACCGCCGCCGATTCCAAGCCGGTCCGCATCGTTTCGATCAATTTATGTGCGGACCAACTGCTGCTGCTCCTTGCCGAACCGGATCACATTCAATCGTTGAGTTACTATGCCCTTGATCCGGACGAATCTTATTTTGCCTCGCAGGCAAAGGGGTTTCACATCAATCATGTGACGGCGGACGAGGTGCTGGCTCTGGAGCCCGACCTGGTTCTGGCTGGCGTTTATACCCAGCGTTCGACGGTTGACCTGCTAAAGCGCATGGGAGTGCGCGTGGTCGTGCTTGGTGAGCCGACAACTTTATCAGAGGTTCGCGCCAAATTCCGCGAAGTGGCGGACATGCTTGGCGCAAGGCCGCGGGCCGAACGCTTGCTTGCCGAAATGACACGCAGGCTTGATGCCGTTGCCTCTCAGCGCAAAGAGAAAAATTCACTGGCGGTGATCTATTTTGCGAACGGGCTGACAGCGGGCAAAGGCACTTTGACCGATGACGTGATGCGCCATGCAGGAATCGAGAACCTGGCGACGCGTCTTGGCATTGAAGGCTATGGCAGCCTTTCTCTTGAGAGCCTTTTGGCGGCGGCACCGGACATGCTTGTCCTTGGCCACATTTCGCCGGAAGCACCGTCCCTTGCGCGCATGACCCTTGAGCATCCTGCCTTTCGCCGTCTTCGCGACCGCATAAAGACGGTGGCCTTGCCGCGTCGGATTTGGACCTGCTGGGGGCCCTTTACGGCGGAATGGGTTGAACGGCTGGCCGAGGCGCGGCCATGACGCACATGCCCTCCGGCAATTTTTCTGGTGCTTCCACAGGGTCCAGCGATGTGGCGAAGATGCCGTCGCTTTTCCCGCTGGTGGCGGGCCTCTCGCTTGCCCTGCTGGTCCTTGCCGGGCTTTCGCTTACCCTTGGCAAGGTTGATGTGCCGCTTCTTGAAGCGTTGCGCGGGGTGTTTGATAAAGACCCGCCGCTGGCCACCATCCTGCTGGTTGAAATTCGTCTGCCACGTACAATTCTTGCGGTTCTCGTCGGCGGCACCCTCGGCCTTTGTGGGGCGGCCCTGCAGGGTCTTCTTCGTAATCCGCTTGCGGCGCCGGGTCTGATCGGGGTTTCCAGCAGTGCGGCCCTTGGCGCTGTCCTCATGCTTTATTTTGGGCTGGCGCAAAGTTTTCCGCTTGCCCTTCCCATCGGTGGTATTTGCGGCGCGCTTTTCGTTGTCTTTCTTATCTACGGGCTCGCCGGACGGGATGCGAGCGTGCTTACCCTGATCCTTGCTGGCGTCGCGATCAGCAGTTTTGCGGCGGCGCTTACTTCGCTCGCCCTTAATCTCGCTCCCAGTCCTTATGCGGCCTATGAAATTGTCTTCTGGCTGCTGGGGTCGCTTGCGGATCGAAGTTTTGATCATGTGGCGCTGGTCGCACCTCTGATGGCCGTCGGCTGGCTCATGCTTTTGGGAACGGGCCGCGCCCTTGATGCGCTTTCCCTTGGCGAGGAAACGGCAGCGACCATGGGCTTTCATCTGACGCGGGTGCGCTTTGCCGTTATCGTCGGCACGGCCCTTTCCGTGGGTGCGGCCGTTTCAGTAACCGGCGGCATCGCCTTTGTCGGCCTTGTCGTGCCGCATCTTCTGCGGCCCCTGGTTGGCCATCAGCCGAGCCGGCTGCTTGGCGTTAGCGCCCTTGGCGGCGCCGTGCTTTTGCTTGTTGGCGACATCGCCGTTCGTGTCTTGTCGCCAGGACTTGAACTTAAGCTTGGTGTGTTGACCGCGATCATCGGCGCGCCGTTTTTCCTCTACCTCATCCTGAAGACCCGGGGGGAGATGCGATGAGCCTGATTGAAGGCCGCGCCATTTCGGTTCGCTTTGGGGATCAGACCGTTCTCGATGGTGTCAATCTTGCCGCTGCAACGGGTGAAGTTGTCGGGCTGATTGGCGAAAACGGCGCCGGCAAGACAACCCTGCTTCGCGTGCTGGCGAATTTGCAATCGGCGGGGGGTGGCGAGGTGCGTTTTCGTGGTCAGGATATTCATAAAATCGCGCGCCGCGCCTATGCGCAGGCCATGGCCTATATGCCCCAGGACGCGACCAGTCATTGGCCGCTAGAGGTGCAGCATCTTGTGGCCTTGGGGCGGCTTCCCCATCGCAACCCCTGGCAGCCACTGGCCGATGCCGATCTTGACTATATTGCGACGGTGCTTCGCTGGACGGACACGACCCATCTTGCGGCGCGCACGGTAACGACGCTTTCCGGCGGCGAACGTGTCCGCGTCATGCTGGCGCGCGCCCTTGCTTCCCAGCCGGTGCTTTTATTGGCGGACGAGCCGGTCGCGTCCCTGGACCCTTTTCACCAGTTGCAGGTTATGGAACTTCTCCGTGACATTGCCAGACGTGGTGCGTGTGTTTTCGTCGTTTTGCACGATTTGACCCATGCCGCGCGATTCTGCGACCGGGTGTTGCTGTTGCATGGAGGGGTAGTCATGGCGGAAGGGTCGCCGGCCTCGGTGTTGACGCCAGAAAATCTGGAGGCGGCCTTTGCCATCACCGCAGAATATGGCGAGCGCGATGGTGAGATGTATCTATTGCCGTGGCAGCGCCTTGGGCGCAAGACGGTTGGCAATGGAGATGCCTCATGACATTTCCGCCAATCCGATCCGTTGCCTATTTCTTTTCGGCCATGGTGCATGCCAGTGTTGCCGGCACCGTGCTTCTGGTTCCAGGAAGCCAGCCGGCGCGCATCGCCGAGGTGGCAGGCATTGAGGTTGAACTTGTAACCCAGCTGCCCGGCGGCCTGTTGGAAAACGCCACCAAGGATCCGATTGATTCAGCCCAGGCCGAGATGGGCGAGGCGGTAACGGAAACGCAGCCCGAACCCAGGGAACCCAGGGTCGAGATGGCAGAGCGGGTTTCCCTCCCGCCGCCACCGCGAGAGAAGCCCGATTTTTCTCAAGGCCTGACAAAGATGCCGCCGCCATCCCCACCGGTCGAGGAAAGCGATGCCAACGCGACATCGCCGGTTGCGGTCCAAGTTGCGAAACTGTCACCAGTCGCAGGTGCTAAGGCAAGCGATGCGGCGGCAAAGACGGCGGAAATTGGGCCAAGCCTCATGCCTCGCCTGCTTGCGAACCCCAAGCCCTTATACCCAAAACGGGCGCGAAAGGGGGGGGTTGAGGGGCAGGTCCTGCTTCGCGTTCAGATCGGCACGGATGGCAAAAGCAAAGCCATCGAAACGCTTCGGACAAGCGGCCATCACCTTTTGGATGCTGCGGCCGTCAAGGCGGTTCGGAAATGGCATTTTTCACCAGCCCTGCGCAACGGCACCCCGGTGGTCGCCACCCTCGATATTCCAATTACGTTTCGGATAAAAAACTAAGCCGGCGGGTTACGTTTTTTACGAAGGCGTCGGATCAGGCTTGACGTATCCAGGCGCGCGCCACCTGCCTCGGTGATTTCCCCGTAAAAACGGTTGACCTGTTCGGTAACGGGAAGGCGGGCACCGATTTTTTCGGCTTCGTGGAAACAGATACCCAGATCTTTCTGCATCCATTTTACGGCAAAACCAAAGTTGAATTCATCGTCAAGCATGGTTTTGGCGCGATGATCCATTTGCCAGGACTGGGCGGCCCCCTTGGCGATAACCTGGATAACTTTTTCCATGTCCAGGCCGGCGCATTGGCCGAAATTCAGGCCTTCGGCCAGGGCCTCGATCAGGCCTGCAGCACAAATCTGGTTCACCATCTTCGTCAATTGGCCGCTTCCGGCATCGCCCATGTACAACATTGTGTGGGCATAGGCTGCGAGGATTGGTCTGGCGTGCTCAAAGGCCGCCTTCTCGCCACCCGCCATCACCGTCAAGGTGCCGTCTTGCGCGCCCGCTTCGCCACCGGAAACGGGGGCATCGAGAAAGGAAAACCCATACGCCTTTGCCGTTGCCGCAAGTTCGCGCGCGATTTCTGCCGAGGCCGTCGTGTGGTCAATGAGCGTCGCCCCTTTCCGCATGCTGGAAAAGGCACCGTTCTCTTCAAGGATTGCATCGCGTAAATCGGCATCTTCGCCGACGCAGACGCAGACGMARTCTGCATTCTGGACAGCTTCGCGCGGTGTTTTTGCGCATTTTCCCTCATGGGCGGCGGTCCAGGCTTTGGCCTTTGCGAATGTGCGGTTCGTTACCGTTACCGCGTGGCCTGCGCGGGCCAGATGGCCGGCCATCGGAAATCCCATGACGCCAAGGCCGATGAAAGCGATGTGCGCCATGGCGGGGGCCGCTAGACCTTTTGCCAGTGACAGGCCAGACGCAGGTCTTCGGTCGTGTTCACGACCGTTGCGATACAGGCATCCGCCCGTTTTTCGGGGATCCAGACGGCGAATCGAATAAGGTATTGATCGCCTTCCGCGCGGGGAACTTTCTCGGCATTCATGCCGATGATGTTTGCTTCATATTGGACGAAGACTTCGGAAAGCCGGGCAATCAGGCCCGGGCTGTCACCGCCGGTAATGCGCAGGTAATGGGTAAGTTTGCCGGAAGGCCCGTGTACGGCCGGGCGTTTGAAGTCGGTGACGGTCACCTTGCCGTCGCCAATTTCCGGCAAGGCCTTTAAATCCTCTTCGACCGTTTCTGCCGTGAGCGTATCTGGAATTTCGACGAGGGCTGTCAGTTCGGCAGCACTGCCGAGGACGGCAAAAGTTGTGTCGCCAAGATTGGCGCCAAGTTCGAAAAGGCGGCCGGCGATTGCGGAAACCAAGCCGGTGCGATCCGTGCAGAGAATGGAAATGAGGATTGTTTTCATGGATTAAAACAATTTTTGGAAAAAGGGATTCCATCATGAGCGAAAAACCCCGCCATGGAAAGGGAGAGACGGCTTCGCAGGGTTTGAATTTACGTTTCGGGAAGTGGCGGGAAAATGTGGTGGCCGTCCGCGTCCAGGGGTAAATCCTGTGTTTTGGTTACCGCCGTTACCGGCAAGGCCCCATAGAGATGCGGGAAAAGACGACCGCTACGCGAAGCTTCCCAGCGAAGCGCCCCGCCATTCTTTCCCAAACGCGCCGTGGCGACGGTTAAAAGCACAAGGCCCTTTTCGCCGCCGTGGTGGGTTTCCGTGCTTTCGATAATTTGTGTGCGATCGGAAAAGTGGATAAAGCCGTCCCGCCGGTCATCGGTTGAACCACGATAGAACCCATTCGATTTGGCCGCGTCCCATGCGGTGCGTGCGCAAACATGAAAGATCGTGCTTCGCGTCATCTTGCTATACGGGAATGCCTTTGAGGTTTTGGCCGAGGCCATCGAACAGGTCTTGCATGCGTTTGTACCAGTCGTCGATGGGGTCGTCCTGGGCTAGCAGTGGCAAGGAACTCACGCAGCGCGCCCACTGAAAGGCGCTAAAGACGCTGTAATCTGCATAAGCGGGGGTTTCCCCGCATAGGAACGCTTCCTTTTTCAGCGTATGGCGAAGGATATTCAGTGTTTTGCTGAAATTTTTAAAGCGCGCGTCCCGTTTGGCATGGGTTGCCTCCAGGGTATCGCCCATTATTTTCTCACGCGTCTCACGAAAATATTCGCGGTCTTTTGGCAGGACGTGGTCGAAGATATCTTTCACGACCATGGGAAAGATGCTGGCGATCAGGACACGATCTGTCCAGCTATTGATGAAAAACGCTTCGCCGCGCGCCGCCGCGTTTCCGAAAAGGGGCGGGCGGTCCGGGTAGTTTTCCTCGAGATAACAGGCGATGTTCCAGGAATCGAAAACCGTCGTTTCATTGTCTACCAGGACCGGAACCCGTTTCTGGCCACTGAACGCGATTTTTTCCTTTTCAGTGAAGGCGACGGGAATAATTTCGTCCAGTTCCAGGCCCTTGTGGGCAAGGGCCATTCTTGTGCGCCAGCAGAAGGGGCTGAAACGCAGATCATCGTTCCCCAGCAATTCGTAAAGCACACGCGGCATCGTTACCCCTCCCTTCAAACCTGTGAAGGCAGAGCATAGCGCCGTCATGGGCGGGCGGGCAATCCGTTTGGCCTGCCCGGCATCGGATGCTTTTCTTGTCGCCTATTTTGACAGGCGCAATTCGGAAAGATGGTTGGCAATTTCCTGGAACACCTGCTGTAGGGCCGCCGCATCCGGTGCGTAGTGGTAGTAGGGGGAATTTGGTTCGGTTGCGACGTTCTCCATTAAGGCCTGCAACGCGCCGCCACTATTTGCGAATTGGATGGCATAAATGGCGACGTTGCCGGCTTTGATGGTGCTGGCCAGCTGAAGAAGTCGCGGGTCCATTTCCGCCCCGGCGGCGGTGCCAAGCCCGAAGGCTGTTTTGTAGCCATCCCCGGAACCGCCGTAATTCTCACCATCCGTCAGCAGGATGATCGCCTGCTGGCGGGTAAATTCCGGATCCGGGTCGGCCTGGGCGAAAGGGGCCCCCGGCATTAATGCGCGCCAGGCCCAGGCAAGCCCATCGGGGATATTTGTTGTGCCAGTTGGGCTGGTTAGCTCGTTGATGGCATCGAGAGCGGCGGTTTTCGTATTTTGCAATGGCGTGATGCCATGGTTGAGGCAACGTCGGCATTCGGATCCATTGACGGCAAGGGTACAGTCATCGGAGCCGGGTACCGGCTCGCCTTCTGGTCCGATAAATTCCCATGCAAACCACTCAAACCCGTTTTTCGTAACTTCGTAAAGATCAAGGTCGGCATCGTTCAGATCGTTGCCATCGTTGAGATAACGCTGAAAAACGCAGCCTTGCCAATCCGCCGATGGTGGGGAAAGAAGCGGCACCGGTGAATTGTTCGGATAATAGACTTCGAATTGCGGTGCGCCGGTAAGCGGGTTTGTAAAAGCCGGAACAGCCTGAATTGTGGTGAGTGTCGAGTCGTACGCTTCGCCATTGCGCATGACGTTCACTTTTCCATTCCACGGCACCAGCGCAATGTTTAAAAGCGGCTTTGTTTCATCTGCCCCAAAGAGAATATTGACAAGTTCCGTTGCGGCATTTCGTGCGGCTTCGATGCGCGTGCCACCACCGCCGGCACTTGATCCCATTGAGCCGGACATGTCGATGGCAAGTACAACATCCAGCATCTGGGTCTGGCGCGTGACTTCTGTTTCGGCAGCGACGTTCAGGCTGTCAAATCCAAAGAGGTGCATAAAGGTCGTATTGATTGTGGCCGACGCGGTAAGCGTGATGACTTCATTGTTGGCATCGACGTTGGTAATGGGGCCTGTCACGGTGGCACCAAGATAGCCTGGCGGAAAATTCGCATCGAAATACATTTGAATGTCGGCGTCCCTGTTTGCCGAAAAGATGACCCGGCCACCGGCCAGTGCCGCCGCATCAAGCGCGCGTGAAAGCCGGGCTTTTACAAGATAGCCACGTGCCGTATCCGTCGCGATGCCCAGAAAGCCAACGGCTGGAATAATCAGTGTCGCGACAAAGACGGCGACGACACCGCTGCGGTCGCCGGCCAGAAACGCCAGTCTTTTCCATGGCCATTTTGATTTTATTTTCATCGCCGCGTCTCCCGGATGCGTTGACGGGTACCGTAGGAAATACGATGAAACATTAGGGGCTATCTATTTAATCGCAAGTTAAAATAAGCACCTATATAAATATAGAATTTAAATAAAATTATTTATAAATTATATTTAAATGTATTAAACAATTTTATTACTTTAATAAATATGGATCATATGATTTTTTACATCGAATTCACACTTCATTAACGTGTCTAACTTATAAAATGTCTCGTTAGCTTCCACAAAGTAGGAGTAAGGCGATGAATACGTTTCGTAAATTTCTGGAAGACGAATCCGGCGCCACCGCCATCGAGTACGGCCTGATTGCCGCCCTGGTGTCGGTTGCCGCGATTGGTGCGCTGCAGGCGATGGGCGGGTCGTTGAACACGATGTTCACGACGGTTTCCACTTCGCTGAATGCAGCGGTTGCCCCGTAAAGGCGGGTGACATTGTTGCCGGGATTTCGGAGGCGGAGGGGCGGAATAGCACAAGACCTGTCGCTGTCATGCGACAGAATTTTTCCGTGTTCTTCGCCTCCGTGGTCCCCTGGCTTTTTGCATGATTTTTCTTAAGGCAGGGCGTGCGGAATGTTTTTGGCAATTTTTCTCGATCAAATAGCGATTGTCACTTTTCTGGCGCTGCTCATCTGGGCGGCGGTCGGTGACTATTATCGCTATCTCATTCCCAATGCTCTTTCTGTAGCAGCGGCGTTGCTGTTTTTTGTTCATGTTTTTGCCGCTGCAGCACCCGTGGATTGGGTGGGTGGCCTGATCACCGGGGGCACGGTATTTTTTGTCGGCGCGACGATGTTTGCTTTTCGTCTGCTTGGCGGTGGCGACGTAAAACTTTTATCCGCAGTCGCCTTATGGGCGGGGCCGGCGCAAATTATCGACGTTCTTCTTATTACAGGATTGGCGGGCGGCCTTCTTTCTCTCGCCATGATGACGACGTTTTATCTCTATAGGCCCGGCCCGGCGGAAATATCGGTATCCGTGCCGCGTGTTTCCAGAGGCAAACAATACATTCCCTATGGCATTGCGATTGCGGCCGGCGGTTTCTATGTCGGTGCGCGCCTTTTGACGGAGTAAGGATCGGTTGATGGCAAGTTTTTTTTCCTTCCTGAGTTTGCGCAGCATTGCCTTGATCCTGA
The Rhodospirillaceae bacterium DNA segment above includes these coding regions:
- a CDS encoding glutathione S-transferase; amino-acid sequence: MPRVLYELLGNDDLRFSPFCWRTRMALAHKGLELDEIIPVAFTEKEKIAFSGQKRVPVLVDNETTVFDSWNIACYLEENYPDRPPLFGNAAARGEAFFINSWTDRVLIASIFPMVVKDIFDHVLPKDREYFRETREKIMGDTLEATHAKRDARFKNFSKTLNILRHTLKKEAFLCGETPAYADYSVFSAFQWARCVSSLPLLAQDDPIDDWYKRMQDLFDGLGQNLKGIPV
- a CDS encoding amino acid-binding protein, yielding MKTILISILCTDRTGLVSAIAGRLFELGANLGDTTFAVLGSAAELTALVEIPDTLTAETVEEDLKALPEIGDGKVTVTDFKRPAVHGPSGKLTHYLRITGGDSPGLIARLSEVFVQYEANIIGMNAEKVPRAEGDQYLIRFAVWIPEKRADACIATVVNTTEDLRLACHWQKV
- a CDS encoding Flp family type IVb pilin, whose product is MNTFRKFLEDESGATAIEYGLIAALVSVAAIGALQAMGGSLNTMFTTVSTSLNAAVAP
- a CDS encoding ABC transporter, which produces MSLIEGRAISVRFGDQTVLDGVNLAAATGEVVGLIGENGAGKTTLLRVLANLQSAGGGEVRFRGQDIHKIARRAYAQAMAYMPQDATSHWPLEVQHLVALGRLPHRNPWQPLADADLDYIATVLRWTDTTHLAARTVTTLSGGERVRVMLARALASQPVLLLADEPVASLDPFHQLQVMELLRDIARRGACVFVVLHDLTHAARFCDRVLLLHGGVVMAEGSPASVLTPENLEAAFAITAEYGERDGEMYLLPWQRLGRKTVGNGDAS
- a CDS encoding glutathione S-transferase — protein: MTRSTIFHVCARTAWDAAKSNGFYRGSTDDRRDGFIHFSDRTQIIESTETHHGGEKGLVLLTVATARLGKNGGALRWEASRSGRLFPHLYGALPVTAVTKTQDLPLDADGHHIFPPLPET
- a CDS encoding oxidoreductase; protein product: MAHIAFIGLGVMGFPMAGHLARAGHAVTVTNRTFAKAKAWTAAHEGKCAKTPREAVQNADXVCVCVGEDADLRDAILEENGAFSSMRKGATLIDHTTASAEIARELAATAKAYGFSFLDAPVSGGEAGAQDGTLTVMAGGEKAAFEHARPILAAYAHTMLYMGDAGSGQLTKMVNQICAAGLIEALAEGLNFGQCAGLDMEKVIQVIAKGAAQSWQMDHRAKTMLDDEFNFGFAVKWMQKDLGICFHEAEKIGARLPVTEQVNRFYGEITEAGGARLDTSSLIRRLRKKRNPPA
- a CDS encoding ABC transporter permease, which encodes MPSLFPLVAGLSLALLVLAGLSLTLGKVDVPLLEALRGVFDKDPPLATILLVEIRLPRTILAVLVGGTLGLCGAALQGLLRNPLAAPGLIGVSSSAALGAVLMLYFGLAQSFPLALPIGGICGALFVVFLIYGLAGRDASVLTLILAGVAISSFAAALTSLALNLAPSPYAAYEIVFWLLGSLADRSFDHVALVAPLMAVGWLMLLGTGRALDALSLGEETAATMGFHLTRVRFAVIVGTALSVGAAVSVTGGIAFVGLVVPHLLRPLVGHQPSRLLGVSALGGAVLLLVGDIAVRVLSPGLELKLGVLTAIIGAPFFLYLILKTRGEMR